Proteins encoded within one genomic window of Trichoderma asperellum chromosome 2, complete sequence:
- the CAT1 gene encoding catalase A codes for MSNIIPSAVKQAVMGQKGAKTDQLAAHTVEPTKNSRITSDFGTKQTNTDDWLRINSKDQIGPSLLEDPFGREKIHRFDHERIPERVVHARGTGAFGTFRLFESAEDVTHANVLTDTSRETPVFVRFSTVLGSRGSADTVRDVRGFAVKFYTQEGNWDIVGNNIPVFFIQDAIKFPDLIHAGKPEPHNEVPQAQSAHNNFWDFVQMHSEATHMFMWTMSDRAIPRSYRMMQGFGVNTFTLTNAAGERSFVKFHFKPELGVHSLVWDEALKLAGQDPDFHRKDLMEAIDNGVYPKWKFGIQVIDESNEDDFDFDILDATKLWPEDLVPIRYIGELELNKNVDEFFTQTEQVAFCTGHVVPGIGFSDDPLLQGRNFSYFDTQLSRLGVNWQELPINKPVCPVMNFNRDGAMRHTISKGKVNYWPNRFEAQPPATKEEGGYVDFPEKVIGIKERAKSAKFKEHFSQAQLFFNSLSQIEKSHLMAAFSFELDHCDEPIVYERLVKRLTDIDIGLAQSVGEMVGGAVPDNKGQPNHGKKAKGLSQLEYLPETPMIASRRIGIIIADGYDPIAFNAMYGAAQGAQAIPLVISTHRSRTFADGESKDGKGIIADHHLEGQRSTMFDAIFVPGGKQAIETLSKNGRALHYIREAFGHLKPIGATGEGVLLVEKALQLPEHIVTSSNHEAVESYGVVTLKSAKPEGFGEVMSAVRGAKGFLDKFAYAIGNHRCWERELDGLNTMVAY; via the exons ATGTCAAACATCATTCCATCTGCCGTGAAACAAGCAGTCATGGGCCAAAAGGGAGCAAAAACAGACCAGTTGGCCGCTCACACCGTTGAGCCGACCAAGAACAGCAGAATTACATCTGATTTTGGTACTAAGCAGACCAACACAGATGACTGGCTTCGGATCAATAGCAAGGATCAAATAGGTCCCTCGCTGTTAGAAGATCCTTTCGGGCGTGAAAAA ATCCATCGGTTCGACCATGAGCGTATTCCAGAGCGAGTTGTCCACGCCCGAGGCACCGGAGCGTTTGGAACATTCCGCTTATTCGAATCTGCCGAGGACGTTACTCATGCAAACGTTTTAACCGATACTTCACGCGAGACGCCTGTGTTTGTTCGCTTCTCGACTGTTTTGGGAAGTCGTGGCTCTGCTGATACCGTTCGCGATGTGCGCGGCTTTGCCGTCAAATTCTACACTCAAGAGGGCAACTGGGATATTGTAGGGAACAACATtcccgtcttcttcatccaggaCGCCATCAAGTTCCCCGACCTTATCCATGCTGGGAAGCCCGAGCCTCACAACGAAGTTCCTCAAGCGCAGTCGGCTCACAACAATTTCTGGGACTTTGTTCAGATGCACTCTGAAGCCACCCATATGTTTATGTGGACCATGTCCGACCGCGCCATACCTCGCTCATACCGAATGATGCAAGGGTTTGGAGTAAACACGTTTACACTTACCAATGCCGCTGGTGAACGCTCGTTTGTGAAATTCCACTTCAAGCCAGAGCTTGGAGTGCACTCTCTGGTGTGGGACGAAGCGTTGAAGCTTGCTGGCCAAGACCCCGATTTCCACCGTAAGGATCTCATGGAGGCCATCGACAACGGAGTATATCCGAAATGGAAGTTTGGCATACAAGTAATTGATGAGTCAAACGAAGACGACTTTGACTTTGATATTCTCGATGCCACAAAACTTTGGCCTGAAGACCTTGTACCAATTCGATACATTGGCGAGCTCGAGCTGAACAAGAATGTGGATGAGTTTTTTACCCAGACAGAGCAGGTAGCATTTTGTACCGGTCACGTCGTACCAGGAATCGGCTTCTCGGACGATCCTCTTTTGCAAGGCCGAAACTTTTCGTATTTCGATACTCAGCTGAGCCGGCTGGGCGTCAACTGGCAGGAATTGCCCATTAACAAGCCGGTTTGTCCAGTGATGAACTTCAATCGCGATGGCGCAATGAGACATACCATCTCAAAGGGCAAAGTCAACTACTGGCCCAACAGATTTGAAGCTCAGCCGCCAGCAACCAAGGAGGAGGGCGGATATGTCGACTTCCCCGAAAAGGTTATCGGCATCAAGGAACGAGCAAAGAGCGCCAAATTCAAGGAGCATTTCTCTCAGGCGCAGCTTTTCTTCAACTCGCTTTCTCAAATCGAAAAATCTCATCTCATGGCTGCATTCTCGTTTGAACTTGATCACTGCGATGAGCCAATCGTGTATGAGCGACTTGTGAAACGACTCACCGACATTGACATTGGCCTCGCCCAATCTGTTGGGGAAATGGTCGGAGGGGCTGTTCCAGATAATAAAGGCCAGCCAAATCATGGAAAGAAGGCCAAAGGTCTGAGCCAGTTGGAATATCTTCCAGAAACACCGATGATTGCATCGAGACgaatcggcatcatcatcgctgacGGTTACGATCCGATTGCTTTCAACGCCATGTATGGAGCGGCTCAAGGAGCGCAGGCGATTCCTCTAGTAATCAGTACACACCGGTCCCGCACCTTTGCCGATGGAGAGAGCAAAGATGGAAAAGGCATCATCGCAGATCATCATCTTGAAGGCCAGCGTAGCACAATGTTTGACGCTATCTTTGTGCCTGGCGGAAAGCAAGCGATTGAGACGCTTTCCAAAAATGGGCGAGCACTACATTACATCCGTGAGGCGTTTGGCCATCTCAAGCCTATCGGAGCCACTGGGGAGGGCGTCTTGTTGGTTGAAAAGGCACTCCAGCTACCCGAACATATTGTTACGTCAAGCAACCATGAAGCTGTGGAGAGCTATGGTGTAGTTACACTAAAGAGTGCAAAACCGGAAGGCTTTGGAGAGGTGATGTCTGCGGTTAGGGGTGCCAAAGGGTTTTTGGATAAGTTTGCCTATGCGATTGGCAACCATCGCTGCTGGGAGCGTGAGCTTGATGGTCTTAATACTATGGTGGCATATTAG
- a CDS encoding uncharacterized protein (EggNog:ENOG41) codes for MKLLLNINRADDTAIRPGDDIQGTLIISGIASQKQPQCTATIGGRLMISVPPQVAGPKIDNAVYTLFEETKQLNYENRSGKNNPDDDVLFMPFNFRFPSHINCSKHPHPCQFPPSTNVHEGNSRIRVEYYITAAVDRHIFGGLSNKKRVAKALQLSSNCSSTTSPASSSIASLPITLRQKDYTERLQPRPDGLPAYTPSIHVQVVHPQPPVFVRGQANPIRFNVHSPSEAIGKIFVRSININFKTSTIAAAGSTAQRVDQDASGVKLPTLIPIDSEILELDTSTWGRLSMLSLRPTFESCLMQIKHTAEISVGISVGPQGSIFHTSSRFDMVVMDPPPSYEEI; via the exons ATGAAATTACTATTGAATATCAACCGTGCGGACGATACGGCTATTAGGCCGGGAGATGACATTCAAGGAACGTTGATAATATCAGGTATTGCGAGCCAGAAGCAGCCTCAATGCACAGCTACGATTGGAG GACGATTAATGATTTCGGTACCTCCTCAAGTTGCTGGCCCTAAAATAGACAACGCAGTTTATACG CTATTCGAAGAAACGAAACAACTGAATTACGAAAATAGGTCGGGCAAAAACAACCCGGATGATGACGTTCTTTTTATGCCTTTCAACTTCCGATTTCCATCTCATATAAATTGCTCTAAGCATCCTCATCCATGCCAATTCCCTCCATCAACGAATGTGCATGAAGGGAATTCTAGGATAAGGGTGGAATACTACATCACTGCAGCCGTGGACAGGCATATATTTGGCGGCCTATCCAATAAAAAGAGAGTCGCAAAGGCGTTACAACTCAGCAGCAATTGTTCATCTACTACCtcaccagcatcatcatctatcGCCAGCCTGCCGATAACACTACGACAGAAGGATTACACAGAGCGTCTGCAACCTCGGCCTGATGGTCTACCAGCATACACGCCATCTATACACGTCCAAGTCGTGCATCCTCAGCCACCAGTTTTTGTCCGAGGGCAAGCGAATCCCATCCGATTCAACGTCCACAGCCCATCCGAAGCGATCGGGAAAATATTTGTTCGGAGCATCAATATCAACTTCAAGACTTCCACCATCGCAGCTGCCGGGTCAACTGCGCAACGAGTCGATCAAGATGCATCGGGAGTCAAATTACCCACTCTCATTCCAATCGATTCGGAAATACTAGAGCTCGATACAAGCACCTGGGGGCGCCTTTCTATGCTCAGCCTGAGACCAACATTCGAATCATGTCTAATGCAGATAAAGCATACGGCTGAAATAAGTGTTGGTATATCAGTAGGGCCCCAGGGCAGCATTTTT CATACTTCGTCTCGGTTCGacatggtggtgatggatcCGCCGCCTTCATATGAAGAAATCTAG